The Streptomyces sp. 11x1 genomic sequence GACGACACACCCATCCTGCCGCATAGGGTCCCGATCATGCCTGACATATCGCTGACCACGGTCGTCGTCCTGTGCGTGGCCGCCCTCGCGGCCGGCTGGATCGACGCCGTGGTCGGTGGCGGCGGTCTCCTGCTCCTCCCCGCCCTTCTCCTCGGCCTGCCGAACGGCGCCTCGGCCGCGCAGTACGCGCTGGGCACCAACAAGGCCGTCGCCATCGTCGGGACCACGGGCGCCGCGCTGACGTACGCCCGGCGCACCCCCGTGGACGTGAAGACCGCCGTACGCATCGGCCTCGCGGCGCTCGCGGGCTCGACGGCCGGCGCCTTCGTGGCCGCCGGCATGAGCACCGACGTCCTGAAGCCCGTCGTCATGGTGGTCCTGCTCGCCGTGGGCGCCTTCGTGATCCTGCGCCCCTCCTTCGGCACGGCCCCCGGCACCGGCCCGGTCTCCGCGCGCCGCGTCCTCGCCGCGATCGGCCTCGCGGGTGTCGGCATCGGTTTCTACGACGGCCTCGTCGGCCCCGGCACCGGCACGTTCCTGGTCCTCGCCCTGACCGCCGTCCTCCACCTCGACCTGGTCAGCGCCTCCGCCACCGCCAAGATCGTCAACTGCTGTACCAACGCGGGTGCCCTCGCCACCTTCGCCTGGAAGGGCACGGTGTACTGGCAACTGGCGGCCCTGATGGCGGTCTTCAACCTCGTCGGCGGGACCGTGGGCGCCCACACCGCCCTG encodes the following:
- a CDS encoding TSUP family transporter; the protein is MPDISLTTVVVLCVAALAAGWIDAVVGGGGLLLLPALLLGLPNGASAAQYALGTNKAVAIVGTTGAALTYARRTPVDVKTAVRIGLAALAGSTAGAFVAAGMSTDVLKPVVMVVLLAVGAFVILRPSFGTAPGTGPVSARRVLAAIGLAGVGIGFYDGLVGPGTGTFLVLALTAVLHLDLVSASATAKIVNCCTNAGALATFAWKGTVYWQLAALMAVFNLVGGTVGAHTALKRGSGFVRVVLLTVVFTLVAKMGYEQWVA